A window of bacterium genomic DNA:
CAGATCAGCCGCCTGGTCCGGCAGGCTCTGGCCGAGGAGGCCGGAGACGCGGCTGCGGACGATCCGGCGGCGCGTGGCGGCGGAGAGACATGACGACCGGGCGTGACGAGAACATCATCCCCTTCCCGCGGCAGGCCGGAGCGGCCTGGGCGCTCCAGATCCGGGTCGAGCTCATGCTGATGCCGTTCCCGGTCTGGCGCCGCCTGCTCGTACCTGCCGGCGCGACCTTCTGGGATCTCCACGTGGCCCTCCAGGACGCCATGGGCTGGGAGGACCGCCACCTGCACCTGTTCACCCTCGACGATCCGCGCAGCGGCCGGCGCCTGCGCTTCGGGGTTCCGGACGAGAGCGGCTTCCACGGGGCCCACGACATCATGCCGGGTTGGCTGCACACGGTGGCGCCGCATCTCCTGGTCGACGGGCATCCGGCCCTCTACAGCTACGACTTCGGCGACGACTGGCAGCACGAGGTGGTGCTCGAAGCCGTGCTGGAGGACGACGGGGGGCGTCTGCTGCCCTTGTGCCTGGCCGGCGCCGGGGCCTGCCCGCCCGAGGACAGCGGCGGACCGGCCATGTGCCAGGCCCTGCTGGACGGCGGTGCCGACGGCGGCTTCGACCCGGACGCCGTCGTGTTCGACAACCCGCGCCTGCGCTGGGAGCGGGCCTTCGGCAGGAGTTGAGACCCGTTGGAACTGGGCATCGCACTGGGAGCCGTCATCGTGATCGGGGCCGTCGGGGGGCTGGCCTGGCACCGGCGTCTGCAGGGACGCCTCGCGGCCCTGGAGGCGGAGCTCGCGGTGCAGACGGGCGAAGTCGCGGAGCTGAACCAGCGCATTCGCCGTGGGCTCGAGGGCATGGGGGCGGCCCTCTGGGAATGGCGCCTCACCGACGACACGATCCACCTTTCGGATCTCTTCCTGCAGATCACCGGCTACGGGCGCGAGGAGTTCGGCACCTCGGCGCGCCAGTTCTTCGCCTGCTTCCATCCCGACGAGCGCGACGAGGTGCGCGGCGAGCTCGACGACTACATGGCCCGCCGCACCGTCCACTGCAGCGCCGAGG
This region includes:
- a CDS encoding plasmid pRiA4b ORF-3 family protein, producing MTTGRDENIIPFPRQAGAAWALQIRVELMLMPFPVWRRLLVPAGATFWDLHVALQDAMGWEDRHLHLFTLDDPRSGRRLRFGVPDESGFHGAHDIMPGWLHTVAPHLLVDGHPALYSYDFGDDWQHEVVLEAVLEDDGGRLLPLCLAGAGACPPEDSGGPAMCQALLDGGADGGFDPDAVVFDNPRLRWERAFGRS